The DNA segment TACTGTAGTTAATATTTCATTGAATGAATTTTACCAATTTTGGCAGATACCTCCTTTTACTGAAGGCCGTATTTAGAAGACCTGAAAAATTTAAAATATACCTGAAAGCCATTTTTAAACAAATGGATTTTATCGGCGTTGGCTCTTTAGGCCTGATTGCCATTATATCTACTTTTATTGGCGCGGTAATGACGTTACAAATTGCTTTCCAGCTGGTTAGCGATTTCATACCTAAAACGATTATTGGCTCTGTAAACCGCGACTCCAGTATACTTGAGCTTAGCCCTACCATCAGTGCCATTGTGCTTGCCGGTAAAATCGGGTCAGCCATTTCTTCCGAGATCGGGACCATGCGGGTAAGTGAACAGATCGATGCCTTAGAGATTATGGGCATCAATTCTCCAGGTTACCTCATCCTCCCTAAAATTATTGCAGGCATTACTATGGTACCTTTACTGGTTATCATGTCTATGTTTTTAAGCATCACCGGTGGTTATATTGGTGGTACCTTATCCGGCGCGGTATCCCCTGCCGAATATATCCAGGGTATCACCACAGATTTCAATCCTTATACCATTACCGTTGCCCTGGTTAAGGCATTTGTTTTTGGTTTTATCATTACCTCTGTACCCGCTTATGAAGGTTTTTATGTAAAAGGGGGCGCTTTGGAAGTTGCACAGGCCAGTACAAGGGCAGTAGTAGTCAGCTGTATCTCTATCCTGGCCTGTGATTACATTGTAACCCAGTTATTGCTATGATCGAAATTAAAGATATCCATAAATCGTTTGGTGATAACGAAGTACTCAAGGGTATATCAGGCAAGTTTGAAGCTGGAGTAACCAACTTGATCATTGGCGGATCAGGATCTGGTAAAACCACCCTGCTAAAGTGTATGATAGGCCTGCACCAGCCCGAAGAAGGTAGTGTAGAATATGATAGCCGCGAATTTACCACTATGAACTTTGAAGAAAAGATCGAGATCAGGAAAGAGATTGGCATGCTTTTCCAGGGTTCTGCCCTGTTCGATTCCATGACAGTTGAAGAGAACATCATGTTCCCTTTAAATATGTTTACCGAACAAAGCCGTAAGGAAAAACTGGAAAGGGTAAACTTTTGCCTGGAAAGGGTAAACCTGGAAGGTAAGAACAAACTTTTTCCTGCAGAGCTTTCGGGAGGGATGAAAAAGCGTGTGGGTATTGCCCGTGCCATTGCGATGAACCCAAAATATTTATTTGTTGATGAGCCCAATTCCGGCCTTGATCCTAAAACATCTATCGTAATTGATGAACTGATCAAGGAGCTAACCGAAGAGTACAATACCACAACAATTGTAGTTACCCATGATATGAACTCGGTAATGGGAATCGGCGATTACATCCTCTTTCTTCATGAGGGTAAAAAATTCTGGGAAGGTTCCAATAAAGAAATTGCCCATACTGATGTTCAGGAACTAAACGACTTTGTTTTTGCCAGCCGCTTTATGAAGGCTGCCAAAGGAAAATTTTAATACATACCCCATTTTTATGATAAGCCTGCTAACCCCCACACACTGGAAAGATTATGAGTTAATTGATTGTGGTGATTTTGAAAAATTAGAACGCTTTGGCAATTTGGTCTTGTCCAGGCCAGAGCCCCAGGCCGTATGGAAAAAGACATTGTCTGATCAGGAATGGAAAAAACAAACTCACATCCGCTTTAAGGGTCGGTCGGCCACTTCAGGAGAGTGGATCAAAAATTCGGTAAAGTTGCCTGACAGGTGGAATGTAGAATATGCCAATAATGACGTAACCATAAACCTGCGTTTGGGCCTTACCTCGTTTAAACACGTCGGCGTATTCCCCGAACAGGCAGTAAACTGGGACTATATCTCATCCTCTATTAAAAAATTTAAAACTCCGGTACCTAAGGTATTGAACCTTTTTGCCTATACCGGTGCGGCCTCTTTAATTGCCAAAGCTGCCGGTGCGGATACCACACATGTAGACTCGATAAAACAGGTTGTAAACTGGGCAAACGAAAATCAGGAACTTTCTAAGCTGAAAGATGTGAGGTGGGTAGTTGAAGATGCCCTGAAATTTGTAAAAAGAGAGCTTAAACGTGGCAAAAAATATAATGGAATCATTTTAGATCCTCCAGCATTTGGCCACGGCCCAAATGGCGAAAAATGGAAACTGGAAGACCATATCCAGGAAATGATGCTGGAAGTGGTACAACTGCTGGATGAGCAGGAACACTTTTTAATCCTGAACACCTATTCGCTTGGCTTTTCATCTGTGATTGTTGAAAATTTAATTAAAACCTCCTTTCCTCAGGTTAAAAACCTCGAAACCGGCGAACTGTATTTACAGGCCACATCCGGCATTAAACTACCGCTTGGGGTTTTCGGTAAATTCAATAGTTTCTGATTATTACGGTAATTAAACATTAAATAAATTTATGGAATACCTTTACAGCTGTTTTTTTATTCCTTTTAAAGATGGTATACTTGCATAATTTTAATCTTACATTCTATGAAATTAAATCATCTGGCAGGCATTATCCTAATTAGTGCAACAACAATAGGGCTATTTACCAGCTGTGCGTCCGACGCAAAAAAAGCGACGGGAAAAACAAAGATCACGGCTTCTGGTGATACTGTAGCGGTTGAAGAGGCAGTTGAAGAAACGAATACCCGTGTGCCGGTTGATACAGCTAAGTATAATACATTGTTAAAAAAACTGGCAAATGGTGATACTACTGGCAAATGGCCTGTAAAAAACCAGCCTTACCCCCTTGCAGGTGCTATACTTCCTTTTAAACGTATTGTGGTGTATTACGGAAACCTCCATTCTAAAAAAATGGGAGCACTGGGCGAATACGCTCCTAAAGAAATGTGGAAAAGGCTGAATGTTGAAATTAAGCACTGGGAAAAAGTAGATCCCAGTACCCCTGTACAGGCAGGCCTGCATTATATTGCTGCTGTGGCCAGTGGTACAGCAGGAAAAGATGGCAAATACATTAACCGTATGGCCAACTCACAAATCGATTCTGTATTGGCAATAGCCAAAATGCGTCCGAATACCATTGTATTTTTAGATTTGCAGGTTGCACTGAGCAGTATTAAAGCAGAGCTTCCTCATATCGAAAAATATTTACAACTACCTTATGTTCATTTAGGGATAGATCCGGAGTTTTCTATGAAAGATGGTTCACTTCCGGGAAAAAAGATCGGTACGTATGATGCAGCAGATATCAATTATGTTTCTCAATACCTTGCGGATATAGTGAAAAAATACAATCTGCCACCTAAAGTATTTACTGTGCACCGTTTTACCAAGAAAATGGTAACCAATTATCAGAACATCAAACTACGTCCGGAAGTGCAAATTGTAATGCACATGGATGGATGGGGCGAACCGGAACTTAAAAAGGGCACATACCGTCACTTTATCTATTCGGAACCGGTACAGTTTACCGGATTTAAACTGTTTTATAAAAACGACCTGAAAAAAGCACCCAATAGGCTAATGACACCGGAAGACCTGATGAAATTAAAGCCTGTGCCAATTTATATTCAATATCAGTAGGCAAAAAGGTGCATTACTTTTAGAACAATTACATTCATAATTGTATTTCTAATTAGTTTTGACCCTAACATCCCTGAACATGAAAGGATTATCGCTGATCCTCAATACTTTTTTACTGGTAGTTGTGATGTTCCTGAGAATGACCTCTTTAGTTTTAACATAGGGAAACTTTTCCTGGTAGGCAGTGTCTGTCATTTGCGGATTGAAATTGGCGAAAATGGCCGGCCCCTGGTAATTGTCTGGATAACTGGAATCGTCTATTTGAAGATTTTCAATTGTGATCCGTTCCGGCATATAGCACGTATAGCCAAAATCATGCTGACCTGAATAGGATCCGCTGATCAAAGAGGCACTAAAGGGTTTGCCGCCCGCCGGTACAAAAGTACAGTTACGGACCACAAGTTCTCCCTGCCATGTACTGCCATAGTCGGGACGCAGGTTAACAAGGCTTCGGCCGCGAATGGTCGAATTTTCGATTGTCAGAAGTCCACTACCTATGGCATTTACCCCCATATGTCCCAGGGTTGAGTTGCGGATGGTGGCATTGGCAACTCCCTGATGGGCATCAAACCGGGAGAGTGTACAATGATCGTAAACAAGGTTTTTGCAGAAATTTGATCCTAAAATGCCCCAGTACTTGTTGTCGTCGATGTCATTGGTTTGGCTGCAATTCAGAAAAGATACATTAACTGCACGGTTGACGGAAAGATCATATGTACCCATTGAGACAGGTTTGCCGGCGGCACCAATGGTGTTATAGGTT comes from the Pedobacter heparinus DSM 2366 genome and includes:
- a CDS encoding MlaE family ABC transporter permease, translating into MNFTNFGRYLLLLKAVFRRPEKFKIYLKAIFKQMDFIGVGSLGLIAIISTFIGAVMTLQIAFQLVSDFIPKTIIGSVNRDSSILELSPTISAIVLAGKIGSAISSEIGTMRVSEQIDALEIMGINSPGYLILPKIIAGITMVPLLVIMSMFLSITGGYIGGTLSGAVSPAEYIQGITTDFNPYTITVALVKAFVFGFIITSVPAYEGFYVKGGALEVAQASTRAVVVSCISILACDYIVTQLLL
- a CDS encoding ABC transporter ATP-binding protein, with amino-acid sequence MIEIKDIHKSFGDNEVLKGISGKFEAGVTNLIIGGSGSGKTTLLKCMIGLHQPEEGSVEYDSREFTTMNFEEKIEIRKEIGMLFQGSALFDSMTVEENIMFPLNMFTEQSRKEKLERVNFCLERVNLEGKNKLFPAELSGGMKKRVGIARAIAMNPKYLFVDEPNSGLDPKTSIVIDELIKELTEEYNTTTIVVTHDMNSVMGIGDYILFLHEGKKFWEGSNKEIAHTDVQELNDFVFASRFMKAAKGKF
- a CDS encoding class I SAM-dependent methyltransferase, which encodes MISLLTPTHWKDYELIDCGDFEKLERFGNLVLSRPEPQAVWKKTLSDQEWKKQTHIRFKGRSATSGEWIKNSVKLPDRWNVEYANNDVTINLRLGLTSFKHVGVFPEQAVNWDYISSSIKKFKTPVPKVLNLFAYTGAASLIAKAAGADTTHVDSIKQVVNWANENQELSKLKDVRWVVEDALKFVKRELKRGKKYNGIILDPPAFGHGPNGEKWKLEDHIQEMMLEVVQLLDEQEHFLILNTYSLGFSSVIVENLIKTSFPQVKNLETGELYLQATSGIKLPLGVFGKFNSF